From a single Methylosinus sp. H3A genomic region:
- a CDS encoding SAV_2336 N-terminal domain-related protein — MGELIENLIRSLERNGLDVEPLELAEALWLATRLGEAQPAAPAPAPAPEPPEESSPVAKPAAAADAPAASAPRPADSATAAARDAGAEDRAHESHFGVYRPSRREVGGLRAIGFRPPGLPALPQALEIGRALNPLRRRMPSLRQTMLDEEETVRRIVEEGLWLPAFVPLRARWGEVALVVDASPSLRLWRPMLDELRRLLERHGAFRDVRGWRLEFDAAGAPRLTSDSHALAKQAPRGVGELQDPTGRRVVLVASDCVGPWWRDGLMHDVLQAWASRGPVALAQLLPQRMWPRTPLGLAGLRLAADAPGLPNANLRVTASADDRDRSTPLPVMTLDPGEIGRWAAVLAGRGGATVPGVRLSRFLPPPPDEFWEPQTEPSTPPPPPDARERVRRFGVSASGPARELATYLTAVPLSLPVMRLVQQLMMPTSRHAHLAEVLLGGLMRPLSSDPDEDPDDVEYEFHDPAIRDLLREGQTAAEAMEITGRVIEALSAFVAGEQGQPRSFAAALVDDTGRGPLTLPPGGRPFARLGANALRRYGGAYAALADRLAGGWEVAPELSLTVERPRGRMRRPIRQVAWSPDGERFAVANGEDHVDLFTLAGQNERDVRGTRVAWRPDGAGFTAGGPGSRFVFHPLAAPQSTAISISGGDSITALGWSSDNRSLAVGGSFGSLDLIERENQASNSMKLKGAIHQFAWSGDWIAVVADGEGDILVLDRRELRIILRLPGGGATPHSVAWSNDGELLFSGDADGRIAIWRIDRMVSIDHPAPPAPTTPLRLLTGHGGAVTALTLDASQQLLASQSADGTARIWRMDQWRCLAVIPIGAPAKENGASVAFHPSLPLLATPEANGDVLLLSRVLLRKPTLRRAADAPHILMPMWEIPPLVVGGVWTACHNLVRRLRRMGVRVTVVVPWDRSRILPDPFGDGTPVAALGIIPPGETPTTQSPYSRTPAPWSTVSIGPVWSNYAPPSSYDVPSIYGRSRRAWSSYGGAPPAWSIYGGYAGLTWSSYGGRPANWSGDAEPSSAYGGPGSSYDETSLSASALFALIGEFQKRFQEFAAEQRADLVHAHDWVTFDAARSAATRLGIPWVAHFHSLEIDRRPDGGDPLIERIEQGAVNTATRIVTPSRVTRSRLSGRYNAVDARITVIPNAASDQPAPPTEYGDPTSGRVVFIGRLARQKGVDRFCDVADIVRRVRSKASFEVFGDGETRASLRDRPVIWRGPLGWNERGRAFAGASVVIVPSRAEPFGMVILEAIERRIPVIYPIDSGAAEALGSGLFVDANDVGHMAEEVIHLLDDADFWRGAVEAQTRALHDYETRGDENRLIELWRETIAASDREDASPSIPA; from the coding sequence ATCGGCGAGCTGATCGAAAATCTCATCCGCAGCCTCGAACGAAATGGCCTCGACGTCGAGCCGCTCGAGCTCGCCGAAGCCTTGTGGCTCGCGACGCGCCTCGGCGAGGCGCAGCCGGCGGCGCCCGCTCCGGCGCCGGCGCCGGAGCCGCCCGAAGAGTCGTCGCCCGTCGCCAAGCCGGCCGCCGCGGCGGACGCGCCCGCCGCTTCCGCGCCGCGCCCAGCGGACTCGGCGACCGCCGCCGCTCGCGACGCCGGCGCAGAGGATCGCGCGCACGAGTCGCATTTCGGCGTCTACCGGCCGTCGCGACGCGAGGTCGGCGGACTGCGCGCCATCGGCTTTCGGCCGCCCGGCCTGCCGGCGCTGCCGCAGGCGCTCGAGATCGGCCGCGCGCTGAACCCGCTCCGCCGTCGCATGCCGTCGCTACGCCAGACCATGCTCGACGAGGAGGAGACCGTCCGCCGCATCGTCGAGGAAGGGCTGTGGCTCCCCGCCTTCGTTCCGCTGCGCGCGCGCTGGGGCGAGGTCGCGCTGGTCGTCGATGCGAGCCCGTCGCTGCGGCTCTGGCGGCCGATGCTCGACGAGCTGCGCCGCCTGCTCGAACGCCATGGCGCGTTCCGCGACGTGCGCGGCTGGCGGCTCGAATTCGACGCCGCGGGGGCGCCGCGACTGACCTCCGACTCGCACGCGCTCGCCAAGCAGGCGCCGCGCGGCGTCGGCGAGCTGCAAGACCCGACGGGACGCCGCGTCGTGCTGGTGGCGAGCGATTGCGTCGGTCCCTGGTGGCGCGACGGGCTCATGCATGACGTGCTGCAGGCCTGGGCGAGCCGGGGTCCGGTCGCGCTGGCGCAGCTGTTGCCGCAGCGCATGTGGCCGCGCACGCCGCTCGGCCTCGCCGGACTGCGTCTCGCCGCTGACGCGCCGGGCCTGCCGAACGCGAATTTGCGCGTCACGGCGTCGGCGGATGATCGCGATCGCTCGACGCCGCTGCCGGTGATGACGCTCGATCCCGGCGAGATCGGCCGCTGGGCCGCCGTATTGGCGGGACGCGGCGGCGCGACGGTTCCGGGGGTGCGCCTGTCGCGTTTCTTGCCGCCGCCGCCCGACGAATTCTGGGAGCCGCAGACGGAGCCCTCGACGCCGCCCCCGCCGCCGGACGCGCGCGAGCGGGTGCGGCGCTTCGGCGTTTCGGCCTCGGGCCCGGCGCGCGAGCTCGCGACCTATCTGACCGCCGTGCCGCTGAGCCTGCCGGTAATGCGCCTCGTCCAGCAGCTGATGATGCCGACGTCGCGCCACGCCCATCTCGCGGAAGTCCTGCTCGGCGGCCTCATGCGGCCGCTCTCGAGCGATCCGGACGAAGACCCGGACGATGTCGAATATGAATTCCACGATCCCGCCATCCGCGACCTTCTGCGCGAAGGCCAAACGGCCGCCGAGGCGATGGAGATCACCGGACGCGTCATAGAGGCGCTCTCCGCTTTCGTGGCCGGCGAGCAGGGACAGCCGCGCTCCTTCGCCGCCGCGCTCGTCGACGACACGGGACGAGGTCCGCTGACGCTGCCGCCCGGCGGCCGCCCCTTCGCCCGGCTCGGCGCCAATGCGCTGCGCCGCTATGGCGGCGCCTATGCCGCGCTCGCCGACCGGCTCGCCGGCGGATGGGAGGTCGCGCCGGAGCTGTCGCTGACGGTCGAGAGGCCGCGCGGTCGAATGAGGAGGCCGATCAGGCAGGTCGCATGGTCGCCCGATGGCGAACGTTTCGCGGTCGCGAATGGGGAAGATCACGTCGATCTCTTCACTCTCGCCGGGCAAAACGAACGCGACGTTCGAGGGACGCGCGTGGCGTGGCGTCCCGATGGGGCCGGTTTCACGGCCGGCGGGCCCGGCTCCAGATTCGTCTTCCACCCCCTCGCCGCCCCCCAATCGACCGCCATCTCGATCAGCGGCGGGGATTCCATCACAGCCCTCGGCTGGTCGTCGGACAACCGCTCATTGGCCGTCGGAGGATCATTCGGCTCACTCGACCTCATCGAACGGGAAAATCAAGCAAGCAACAGCATGAAGTTGAAGGGCGCGATCCATCAGTTCGCCTGGTCGGGCGACTGGATCGCCGTCGTCGCCGACGGCGAGGGTGATATCCTCGTGCTGGATCGGCGCGAGCTGCGGATCATTCTCCGCCTTCCCGGCGGTGGCGCGACGCCGCATAGCGTCGCTTGGTCCAACGATGGCGAATTGCTCTTCAGCGGCGACGCCGACGGCCGCATCGCTATCTGGCGCATCGATCGAATGGTTTCGATCGACCACCCCGCTCCGCCAGCGCCGACGACGCCGCTGCGGCTCCTCACCGGCCATGGCGGCGCGGTCACCGCGCTGACGCTCGACGCCTCGCAGCAGCTCCTCGCCTCGCAGAGCGCCGATGGAACGGCTCGCATCTGGCGCATGGATCAATGGCGCTGTCTCGCCGTCATCCCAATCGGCGCGCCCGCAAAGGAGAATGGCGCGAGCGTCGCCTTCCATCCCAGCCTGCCACTCCTCGCGACGCCCGAGGCGAACGGCGACGTGCTCCTCCTGTCTCGTGTGCTCCTCCGCAAACCCACGCTCCGCCGCGCCGCCGACGCGCCGCATATTCTGATGCCCATGTGGGAAATCCCGCCGCTCGTCGTCGGCGGCGTCTGGACGGCCTGCCATAATCTCGTGCGCCGTCTGCGCCGAATGGGCGTTCGCGTCACCGTCGTCGTTCCCTGGGACCGTTCCCGCATCCTGCCCGACCCCTTCGGCGACGGGACGCCGGTGGCGGCGCTCGGCATAATCCCGCCCGGCGAAACGCCGACCACGCAATCGCCCTACTCCCGAACGCCGGCCCCCTGGTCGACGGTGTCGATCGGCCCTGTGTGGTCGAACTATGCGCCGCCATCCTCCTATGACGTCCCCTCGATCTATGGACGATCGCGGCGCGCCTGGTCGAGCTATGGCGGCGCGCCTCCCGCATGGTCCATCTATGGCGGCTATGCCGGCCTCACCTGGTCGAGCTATGGCGGCCGCCCCGCGAATTGGTCGGGCGACGCCGAGCCCTCCTCGGCCTATGGCGGGCCGGGCTCCTCCTATGACGAAACATCCCTCTCCGCCTCCGCGCTGTTCGCGCTGATCGGCGAATTCCAAAAGCGCTTCCAGGAATTCGCGGCCGAGCAGCGCGCCGATCTCGTCCACGCGCATGACTGGGTGACATTCGACGCCGCGCGCAGCGCCGCCACTCGCCTCGGCATTCCCTGGGTCGCGCATTTTCATTCGCTGGAGATCGACCGTCGGCCCGACGGCGGCGATCCGCTGATCGAGCGCATCGAACAAGGCGCGGTGAACACTGCGACACGCATCGTGACGCCGAGCCGCGTCACGCGCAGCCGGCTCAGCGGCCGCTACAACGCCGTCGACGCGCGCATAACGGTCATTCCCAATGCGGCCTCCGACCAGCCGGCGCCGCCGACGGAATATGGCGATCCGACGAGCGGGCGCGTCGTCTTCATCGGCCGCCTCGCCCGCCAAAAGGGCGTCGATCGCTTCTGCGACGTCGCCGACATCGTGCGCCGCGTCCGCAGCAAGGCCAGCTTCGAGGTCTTCGGCGACGGCGAGACGCGAGCGAGCCTGCGTGATCGCCCCGTGATCTGGCGCGGCCCCTTGGGCTGGAACGAACGTGGCCGCGCCTTCGCAGGCGCCAGCGTCGTCATCGTGCCGTCGCGCGCGGAACCTTTCGGCATGGTCATTCTCGAAGCGATCGAGCGCCGTATTCCGGTCATCTATCCCATCGACTCCGGCGCCGCCGAGGCGCTGGGCTCCGGCCTCTTCGTCGACGCGAACGACGTCGGGCACATGGCCGAGGAAGTGATCCATTTGCTCGACGACGCCGACTTCTGGCGAGGCGCCGTCGAAGCCCAGACGCGCGCGCTCCACGACTATGAGACGCGCGGCGACGAGAATCGTCTCATCGAGCTGTGGCGGGAGACGATCGCCGCGTCGGATAGGGAGGACGCGTCGCCGTCCATTCCCGCCTGA
- a CDS encoding MoxR family ATPase: MTNWRIFKGGGLDSLPEAPPWRRFGGKILTASRPERARLPAPSEREIRIGAQYQAEAAEIEMVDAALILRRPLLVTGKPGTGKSSLAYAVAQDLGLGPVLRWSITSRSTLEDGLYAYDVLGRLQHQQLHPGSATEIGAFLRLGPLGTALAPAERPRVLLIDEIDKSDIDLPNDLLHVFEEGAFEIPELTRLAEEQSTAVPIEIRAHDDGRWIPIERGRVTCREFPFVVLTSNGERDFPPAFLRRCLRLTLQEPSPAKLAGIVEAHLGAAVGENGRPDWEVLLQNFEARRRGRDLATDQLLNALYLRLLGAPLGEANTEAGRRLEEALLKPLSGGSAS; encoded by the coding sequence ATGACGAATTGGCGCATTTTCAAAGGCGGCGGCCTCGATAGCCTGCCGGAGGCGCCGCCGTGGCGCCGCTTTGGCGGCAAGATTCTCACCGCGTCCCGGCCCGAGCGCGCCCGCCTTCCCGCGCCGAGCGAACGCGAAATCCGCATCGGCGCGCAATATCAAGCCGAGGCGGCGGAGATCGAGATGGTCGACGCCGCGCTGATCCTGCGGCGGCCGCTGCTCGTCACCGGAAAGCCGGGGACGGGGAAATCCTCGCTCGCCTACGCCGTCGCGCAGGATCTCGGACTCGGCCCGGTGCTGCGCTGGTCCATCACCAGCCGCTCGACGCTCGAGGATGGCCTCTACGCCTATGACGTGCTCGGTCGTTTGCAGCATCAACAGCTTCATCCCGGCTCGGCGACGGAGATCGGCGCCTTTCTGCGCCTCGGACCGCTCGGCACGGCGCTCGCCCCGGCCGAGAGGCCGCGCGTGCTGCTCATCGACGAGATCGACAAGAGCGACATCGACCTGCCGAACGATCTGCTGCATGTCTTCGAGGAAGGCGCCTTCGAAATCCCCGAGCTGACTCGTCTCGCCGAGGAACAATCGACCGCGGTGCCGATCGAAATTCGCGCGCATGACGATGGTCGTTGGATTCCGATCGAGCGCGGCCGCGTCACCTGCCGCGAATTTCCCTTCGTGGTGCTGACCAGCAATGGCGAGCGCGATTTCCCGCCGGCCTTTCTGCGACGCTGCCTGCGGCTGACCTTGCAGGAACCCTCGCCGGCAAAGCTCGCCGGCATCGTCGAGGCGCATCTCGGCGCCGCCGTCGGAGAGAACGGGCGGCCCGATTGGGAAGTTCTGCTGCAGAATTTCGAGGCGCGCCGCCGCGGCCGGGATCTGGCGACGGATCAATTGCTCAACGCTCTCTATCTGCGCCTCCTCGGGGCGCCGCTCGGCGAGGCGAACACCGAGGCGGGACGCCGCCTCGAGGAGGCGCTGCTGAAGCCGCTGTCGGGAGGATCGGCGAGCTGA
- a CDS encoding trypsin-like peptidase domain-containing protein, with the protein MQIARVVEILRENKSIGSGYLITPHLVLTARHVVSPEREGARWLVHPIAGVDSARLPLHQRKRPRALAARVAWRSPHEAVDLAILELADGETAPELPAEPVTLGRAPHDCGSLPCVGHGFPSAAGADDRRVEGLLSWSFVPNRFDLDVSTKGPEVVKRWGGMSGAAIFVGDILVGVVSKVDPNWREGKLEATPVEHLDVANDVENREPPSSLALYLKDRGLRLAFVSACATRLAQGWLAPARLAALVLLLDSEELPKDLLQQLYRSCLPASAALRGERSLRSVVAHLAEMPLPADGGPPPLCRLVREIADRRPALAPALENWLQRIKEDHPDIALAAPAVGTPADHNFYVAVVLDKSANSLDDAQGREKRIERLAHIRIFKDDGVMPLPGGWDAESPVSLEELREALLAQLNELLAQLAKPKRHARDVGGGRGVVQIIVEFCLPHALLAEPFDEWPIPCEFDEPEPLGAVYPVVLRDIDRTTQLRSRQRWAERWERLRQIPPLRGEDPYWVSERDNMSVRQLFDKLVAPEDGAEPPFCIGLGFPADADWLRPGNRDFLCAAWSAGLPAAVWFRAPPGVPGEAGRLWRSLMDSARMDELPRRLREEREKAHRGNRNIGVSLVWDDPEQIRYCVEGYEGSET; encoded by the coding sequence ATGCAGATAGCGCGCGTCGTCGAAATCCTCCGAGAAAACAAAAGTATCGGCAGCGGATATCTCATCACTCCCCATCTCGTGCTGACGGCTCGCCATGTCGTCTCGCCGGAGCGGGAAGGCGCGCGCTGGTTGGTTCATCCGATCGCCGGCGTGGACAGCGCCAGACTGCCCCTCCACCAGCGCAAACGCCCGAGAGCTCTCGCGGCGCGCGTCGCCTGGCGGTCTCCTCACGAAGCTGTCGATCTCGCCATTCTGGAGCTCGCCGACGGCGAGACGGCGCCGGAGCTTCCGGCCGAGCCCGTCACTCTCGGCCGAGCGCCTCACGACTGTGGAAGCCTGCCTTGCGTCGGCCACGGCTTTCCCTCGGCGGCGGGCGCCGACGACAGACGCGTCGAAGGCCTATTGTCCTGGTCTTTCGTCCCCAATCGCTTCGACTTGGACGTCTCGACCAAGGGCCCGGAGGTCGTGAAGCGATGGGGCGGCATGTCGGGCGCGGCGATATTCGTCGGCGACATATTGGTCGGGGTCGTGTCCAAAGTCGACCCGAATTGGAGAGAGGGCAAGCTCGAGGCGACCCCGGTCGAACATCTCGATGTGGCAAACGATGTGGAAAACCGCGAACCGCCGTCGAGCCTCGCCCTTTATCTGAAGGACAGAGGCTTGCGGCTCGCCTTCGTCTCCGCATGCGCCACACGGCTCGCGCAGGGATGGCTCGCGCCCGCGCGGCTCGCCGCCCTCGTCCTTCTTCTCGATTCGGAGGAATTGCCGAAAGATCTGCTACAGCAACTCTATCGCTCCTGCCTGCCGGCGAGCGCTGCGCTGCGCGGCGAGCGCAGCCTGCGGAGCGTCGTCGCCCATCTCGCCGAAATGCCGCTCCCGGCCGATGGCGGTCCGCCGCCGCTGTGCCGGCTGGTCCGCGAGATCGCCGACCGCCGTCCCGCTCTGGCGCCCGCCCTCGAGAATTGGCTGCAGCGGATCAAAGAAGACCATCCGGACATTGCGCTCGCGGCTCCCGCTGTCGGGACGCCTGCGGACCATAATTTTTATGTCGCCGTCGTGCTGGACAAGAGCGCCAACTCTCTCGACGACGCACAGGGGCGCGAGAAGCGGATCGAGCGTCTCGCCCATATCCGCATTTTCAAGGACGACGGCGTCATGCCATTGCCCGGCGGATGGGACGCGGAGAGCCCGGTGTCGCTCGAGGAGCTTCGCGAAGCGCTGCTGGCGCAATTGAACGAGCTGCTCGCGCAATTGGCCAAACCGAAGCGTCACGCGCGGGACGTCGGCGGCGGCCGCGGCGTCGTCCAGATCATCGTCGAGTTCTGCCTGCCGCATGCGCTCTTGGCCGAACCATTCGACGAATGGCCGATCCCTTGCGAATTCGACGAGCCGGAGCCTCTCGGCGCCGTCTATCCCGTGGTGCTGCGCGACATCGATCGAACGACGCAGCTGCGCAGCCGGCAGCGTTGGGCGGAGCGCTGGGAGCGCCTTCGACAGATTCCGCCGCTTCGCGGCGAGGATCCCTATTGGGTGAGCGAACGCGACAACATGTCGGTCCGGCAGCTCTTCGATAAATTGGTGGCGCCGGAGGACGGCGCGGAGCCGCCCTTCTGCATAGGATTGGGCTTTCCGGCGGATGCGGATTGGCTGCGCCCCGGCAATCGGGATTTTCTGTGCGCGGCTTGGAGCGCGGGCCTGCCTGCCGCGGTGTGGTTTCGCGCGCCGCCGGGCGTCCCCGGCGAGGCGGGACGCCTGTGGCGCAGTCTGATGGACAGCGCCCGCATGGACGAGCTGCCGCGCCGGCTGCGGGAAGAGCGCGAAAAAGCTCATAGAGGCAATCGGAACATCGGCGTCAGCCTCGTCTGGGACGATCCTGAGCAGATCCGCTATTGCGTCGAGGGTTACGAAGGAAGCGAGACATGA
- a CDS encoding trypco2 family protein, with the protein MADTIPLKEALQSLRAEIISAAEDASGEEIRFELGPIEMEFQVVAQRSAGGDGKIGFHIFGAEASVGASGKIESSRTQKIKLTLKPERVVSPGLYEKVEVLRDD; encoded by the coding sequence ATGGCGGATACGATTCCCTTGAAAGAGGCGCTGCAATCGCTGCGCGCCGAGATCATCAGCGCGGCCGAGGACGCATCGGGCGAAGAAATTCGCTTCGAGCTCGGTCCGATCGAAATGGAGTTTCAAGTCGTCGCCCAGCGTTCGGCCGGCGGCGACGGCAAGATCGGCTTTCACATCTTCGGCGCGGAAGCGTCAGTCGGCGCGAGCGGCAAGATCGAGTCGAGCCGCACACAGAAAATAAAGCTCACGCTCAAACCGGAGCGCGTCGTTTCTCCCGGCCTATACGAAAAGGTCGAAGTGCTGCGAGACGATTGA
- a CDS encoding pirin family protein — MIELRPFDSLGGADHGWLDAKHHFSFADYHDPERMHWGNLRVWNDDTIAPHTGFPTHPHRDMEIVTYVREGAITHQDSLGNKGRTEAGDVQVMSAGSGVAHSEYNLESETTRIFQIWILPTTRGGAPGWGSRPFPKGERSGRFVTLASGFDNDSDALPIRTDARVVGATLKAGETAEYALGRARKAYLVPASGAVQIGDVRVNARDGAAISDVDILRVIALEDSEIVLVDAA; from the coding sequence ATGATCGAACTGAGACCTTTCGACAGCCTCGGCGGCGCCGATCACGGCTGGCTCGACGCCAAGCATCATTTCTCATTCGCCGACTATCACGATCCCGAGCGGATGCATTGGGGCAATCTGCGCGTCTGGAACGACGACACGATCGCGCCTCACACGGGCTTTCCCACGCATCCGCATCGCGACATGGAGATCGTCACCTATGTCCGCGAGGGCGCGATCACGCATCAGGACAGCCTCGGCAACAAGGGCCGCACCGAAGCCGGCGATGTGCAGGTGATGAGCGCTGGCTCGGGCGTCGCGCATTCCGAGTATAATCTCGAGAGTGAGACGACGCGGATCTTTCAGATCTGGATCCTGCCGACCACGCGCGGCGGCGCGCCCGGCTGGGGCTCTCGCCCCTTCCCCAAGGGCGAGAGATCGGGACGCTTCGTCACGCTCGCCTCAGGATTTGACAATGACAGTGACGCGCTGCCGATCCGCACAGATGCGCGTGTCGTCGGCGCGACGCTCAAAGCCGGCGAGACGGCGGAATATGCGCTCGGCCGCGCGCGCAAAGCCTATCTCGTGCCGGCGAGCGGCGCCGTGCAGATCGGCGATGTGCGTGTGAACGCGCGCGACGGCGCGGCCATCAGCGATGTCGACATCCTGCGCGTCATTGCGCTGGAGGACAGCGAGATCGTTCTCGTCGACGCCGCGTGA
- a CDS encoding LysR family transcriptional regulator, with amino-acid sequence MSNPGTPSFDQLTIFLAVVEAGSFAGAARRLNRAVSVISYGIVNLETQLGIELFEREGTRKPRLTVAGRALLAEARAISRGVEDLRAKVKGLLDGLEAEVDLAVDVMLPTERVGIVLREFAQQFPTVQLRLHMEALGAITAMVQGGAAMIGVSGPLALGVEGIESVAAGSVALAPVAAPDHPLGRMARIPRGAAREHTQLVLTDRSRFTEGRDFSVISPRSWRLADLGAKHALLREGVGWGNMPLHMVASDLASGALVRLAMPDHPGGLYRFSCIWRRDAPPGPAASWLLDRFVALGAADLPVDGLSDV; translated from the coding sequence GTGAGCAATCCGGGGACGCCCAGCTTCGACCAGCTGACGATTTTCCTGGCCGTCGTCGAGGCCGGGAGCTTCGCCGGGGCGGCGCGGCGGCTGAACCGCGCCGTATCGGTGATCAGCTATGGAATCGTCAATCTCGAGACGCAGCTGGGCATAGAGCTGTTCGAGCGCGAGGGCACGCGCAAGCCGCGGCTCACTGTGGCGGGGCGCGCGCTGCTGGCGGAGGCGCGGGCGATCTCGCGCGGCGTCGAGGATTTGCGCGCCAAGGTGAAGGGCCTGCTCGACGGGCTGGAGGCGGAGGTCGATCTCGCCGTCGATGTGATGTTGCCGACGGAGCGGGTCGGGATCGTGCTGCGAGAATTCGCGCAGCAATTCCCAACGGTGCAGCTGCGGCTTCACATGGAGGCGCTGGGCGCGATCACGGCCATGGTGCAGGGCGGCGCGGCGATGATCGGGGTTTCGGGTCCGCTCGCGCTCGGCGTAGAGGGCATAGAGAGCGTAGCGGCCGGATCGGTGGCCTTGGCGCCTGTCGCGGCTCCCGATCATCCTCTGGGGCGCATGGCGCGCATTCCGCGGGGGGCCGCGCGCGAGCATACGCAGCTCGTGCTGACCGATCGCTCGCGCTTCACCGAGGGGCGCGATTTCTCGGTGATCAGCCCGCGCAGCTGGCGGCTCGCCGATCTCGGAGCCAAGCACGCTCTACTGCGCGAGGGCGTCGGCTGGGGCAATATGCCTTTGCATATGGTCGCGAGCGATCTGGCGTCGGGCGCGCTGGTGCGGCTCGCCATGCCGGATCATCCGGGCGGACTCTATCGCTTTTCGTGCATTTGGCGGCGTGACGCCCCGCCGGGGCCAGCGGCCTCCTGGCTGCTCGATCGCTTCGTCGCGCTCGGCGCCGCCGATTTGCCGGTCGATGGGCTGAGCGACGTCTGA
- a CDS encoding peptidase: MTYCCGILVRGGLVMIADTRTNAGLDNISTFRKLHIFEQPGRCVMMLATAGNLSVTQGAVTLLSEGLENPETHEVERLVDAPGMLQAAQLVGRAVRRSHAIAGEGAEDSGVSFDVSLLFGGQIGSGRLRLFMVYTAGNFIECTQDTPYLQIGEHKYGKPILDRAVSFDTDVLDALKIGLISMDSTIRSNLSVGLPVDIALLRRDALRTEVSTRIDGSDPYFRDLRESWSRALRAAHIAIPTPPYGGAP, encoded by the coding sequence ATGACCTATTGTTGTGGCATTCTGGTTCGTGGCGGCCTCGTCATGATTGCCGACACCCGCACCAATGCGGGGCTCGACAATATCTCGACCTTCCGTAAGCTCCACATTTTCGAGCAGCCGGGCCGATGCGTGATGATGCTCGCCACGGCCGGCAATCTCTCCGTCACCCAGGGGGCGGTCACTCTGCTCTCCGAAGGTCTCGAAAATCCCGAGACCCATGAGGTCGAGCGGCTCGTCGATGCGCCGGGAATGCTGCAGGCCGCGCAACTCGTCGGCCGCGCGGTGCGCCGTTCGCACGCCATCGCTGGGGAGGGGGCCGAGGATTCGGGCGTCAGCTTCGACGTTTCGCTGCTGTTCGGCGGGCAGATCGGCTCCGGCCGGCTGCGCCTCTTCATGGTCTATACGGCCGGAAACTTCATCGAATGCACGCAGGACACGCCCTATCTGCAGATCGGCGAGCATAAATACGGCAAGCCGATCCTCGATCGCGCCGTCTCCTTCGACACCGATGTGCTCGACGCGCTCAAGATCGGGCTCATCTCCATGGATTCGACGATTCGCTCCAATCTTTCCGTCGGCCTTCCCGTCGATATTGCGCTCTTGCGCCGTGACGCGCTGCGCACAGAGGTCTCGACGCGCATCGACGGCTCCGATCCTTACTTTCGCGATCTGCGCGAGAGCTGGTCGCGGGCGCTGCGGGCCGCGCATATCGCGATTCCCACGCCGCCCTATGGCGGGGCGCCATGA
- a CDS encoding L-threonylcarbamoyladenylate synthase yields MTREEDGAARLAPAGEEAIEKGARILREGGLVAFPTETVYGLGADATSAEAVAKIFSAKGRPSFNPLITHVADLGAARREAELPPAALRLADAFWPGPLTLVAPRAAGGSVCDLARAGLASVALRAPSAPVARALILAAGRPIAAPSANRSGHVSPVTAAHVLDDLGESVDLVIDGGRAERGVESTIVSFLDEKPRLLRPGALAREALEEVLGAPLEGEGGEATIVAPGMTASHYAPRARLRLDASALREGEAGLDFGGRLGASEGPRPALDLSPNANLEEAAANLFLYLRRLDALGATAVAVAPIPSRGLGETINDRLRRAAAPK; encoded by the coding sequence ATGACGCGCGAGGAGGACGGCGCAGCGCGGCTCGCGCCGGCCGGCGAGGAGGCGATCGAAAAGGGCGCGCGCATTTTGCGTGAAGGCGGGCTCGTCGCTTTTCCGACCGAGACGGTCTATGGGCTCGGCGCCGACGCGACCTCGGCGGAGGCGGTCGCGAAAATCTTTTCCGCCAAGGGCCGGCCGAGCTTCAATCCGCTCATCACCCATGTCGCCGATCTCGGTGCGGCGCGGCGGGAGGCGGAGTTGCCGCCGGCGGCGTTGCGGCTGGCGGACGCCTTCTGGCCGGGGCCGTTGACTTTGGTGGCGCCGCGGGCCGCGGGCGGCTCGGTTTGCGACCTCGCCCGCGCCGGCCTCGCCAGCGTGGCCTTGCGGGCGCCCTCGGCGCCGGTGGCTCGGGCGCTGATTCTGGCGGCGGGGCGGCCGATCGCGGCGCCTTCCGCCAATCGCTCCGGCCATGTCAGCCCTGTCACGGCGGCGCATGTGCTGGACGATCTCGGCGAGAGCGTCGATCTCGTCATAGACGGCGGGCGGGCGGAACGGGGCGTCGAATCGACGATCGTCTCCTTTCTCGACGAAAAGCCCCGGCTATTGCGGCCGGGCGCTTTGGCGCGGGAGGCGCTCGAGGAGGTTTTGGGCGCGCCGCTCGAGGGCGAGGGCGGGGAGGCGACGATCGTCGCGCCGGGAATGACCGCCTCCCACTATGCGCCGCGCGCGCGGCTGCGGCTGGACGCCTCCGCGCTGCGCGAGGGGGAGGCGGGGCTCGACTTCGGCGGCCGCCTCGGCGCGAGCGAAGGGCCGCGGCCGGCGCTGGATTTATCGCCCAACGCCAATCTCGAGGAGGCGGCGGCCAATCTCTTCCTCTATCTCCGCCGATTGGACGCGCTCGGCGCGACCGCGGTCGCCGTCGCGCCGATCCCCTCGCGTGGGCTCGGCGAGACGATCAATGATCGGCTTCGGCGCGCTGCGGCGCCCAAGTGA